Proteins encoded by one window of Nicotiana tabacum cultivar K326 chromosome 10, ASM71507v2, whole genome shotgun sequence:
- the LOC107795092 gene encoding putative LRR receptor-like serine/threonine-protein kinase At1g67720 isoform X2, whose amino-acid sequence MEFRFFIFFLWFLFLLINGSQAQPGFVSLDCGGKDNFTDELGLEWTPDTQMISGDIANISVLNETRTQYMTLRYFPADNRKYCYTLDVIPRNRYLVRATFLYGNFDNNNFYPKFDISLGATRWATIVISDANTMEYQELIFLATDPSISVCLSNATTGQPFISTLELRRFNGSIYMNEFENDFFMSVSARINFGAESDDPVRYPDDPFDRIWASDTIKKANYLVDVAAGTERVSTKMPIDVNTVNGEMPPQKAMQTAVVGRNGSLTYRLNLDGFPGFGWAFVYFAEIEDLDPSDTRKFRLVLPGDPDISKLVVNIQENAHGKYRLYEPGYFNLSLPFVLSFRFGKTADSTMGPLLNAMEINRYVKRTGGSLDGPVISSLISRYSSANWTNEGGDPCLPVPWSWIRCDTDILPRITSIKLSGKNLTGNIPPELTKLSGLVELWLDGSSLTGPIPDFSGCPNLQIIHLENNQLSGELPSSLEGLTSLKELYVQNNRLTGSVPSGLLNNGVILNYTENINLRKGDSNHSRKKIIIGSTVGASALLLATIASCILLQKGKKSSPKQGRLEQNLPPQRFVSSFGDAATEAAHCFTLAELEEATRNFEKKVGSGGFGVVYYGKLKDGKEIAVKVLTNNSFQGKREFSNEVTLLSRIHHRNLVQFLGFCQEDGKSILVYEFMHNGTLKEHLYGPQLPDRSINWIRRLEIAEDAAKGIEYLHTGCVPSIIHRDVKTSNILLDKNMRAKVSDFGLSKLAVDGASHVSSIVRGTVGYLDPEYYISQQLTDKSDVYSFGVILLELISGQEAISNEKFGLNCRNIVQWAKLHIESGDIQGIIDPTLHNDYDIQSIWKIAEKALMCVQPHGSMRPSISEVIKEIQDAIAIERGAEAVREGSSDDISRHSMHSSLHAGSMDLGASDHYLSIDESITRPTAR is encoded by the exons ATGGAGTTTAGATTTTTCATCTTCTTTCTttggtttctttttcttctcattaATGGCAGCCAAGCACAACCAG GTTTTGTAAGTTTAGATTGTGGAGGTAAAGACAACTTCACAGATGAACTTGGTCTCGAATGGACTCCTGATACCCAAATGATAAGTGGAGATATAGCTAATATCTCTGTATTAAACGAGACTAGGACACAATATATGACCTTGAGATACTTTCCAGCCGATAACAGAAAGTATTGCTATACACTTGATGTGATTCCCAGGAACAGGTACCTTGTAAGAGCAACTTTTCTATATGGAAACTTTGATAATAACAATTTCTACCCAAAGTTTGACATCTCACTTGGGGCAACTCGTTGGGCTACAATAGTTATTTCTGATGCTAATACAATGGAATACCAAGAGTTAATATTTCTGGCCACAGACCCTTCAATAAGTGTCTGTTTATCCAATGCAACTACTGGGCAGCCCTTCATCTCTACACTTGAGCTCCGGCGTTTTAATGGTTCAATATATATGAATGaatttgaaaatgattttttcatGAGCGTCTCCGCAAGGATAAATTTTGGTGCAGAGAGTGATGATCCTGTCAG GTACCCTGATGACCCATTCGATAGAATATGGGCGTCTGACACCATAAAAAAAGCCAATTACCTTGTTGATGTTGCTGCTGGCACCGAAAGAGTTTCAACCAAAATGCCAATTGATGTCAATACTGTAAATGGTGAAATGCCTCCTCAGAAAGCAATGCAGACTGCTGTAGTAGGAAGAAATGGCTCGTTAACTTATCGTCTGAATCTCGATGGTTTCCCTGGTTTTGGATGGGCGTTTGTCTATTTTGCCGAAATTGAGGATTTGGATCCCAGTGATACTAGGAAATTTCGGTTGGTCCTCCCTGGAGATCCTGATATCAGCAAGCTTGTTGTTAATATCCAAGAGAATGCACATGGGAAATATCGTTTATATGAGCCAGGCTATTTCAACTTATCTTTACCCTTTGTGTTATCTTTTCGTTTCGGAAAGACAGCTGACTCCACCATGGGACCCCTCTTAAATGCTATGGAAATAAACAGATATGTGAAGAGAACTGGTGGCTCTTTAGATG GACCAGTTATTTCCAGTTTAATTTCGCGTTACTCTTCTGCCAATTGGACAAACGAAGGTGGTGACCCATGCTTACCAGTCCCATGGTCCTGGATCCGTTGTGACACAGATATCTTACCAAGAATAACATCAAT TAAATTGTCGGGAAAAAATTTGACTGGAAATATTCCGCCGGAGTTGACAAAGTTGAGCGGCTTAGTTGAGCT CTGGCTGGATGGGAGTTCACTGACTGGTCCAATACCTGATTTTAGTGGATGTCCAAACTTGCAGATAAT ACATCTTGAGAACAATCAGTTAAGTGGAGAGCTTCCTTCCTCCTTAGAAGGCCTAACAAGTTTGAAAGAACT GTACGTTCAGAACAACAGGTTAACTGGAAGCGTGCCATCTGGTCTTCTCAATAACGGTGTCATTTTGAA CTACACTGAAAACATTAATCTTCGCAAAGGGGACAGCAATCACAGCCGTAAGAAAATCATCATTGGATCAACAGTTGGGGCTTCCGCTCTTCTTCTTGCTACTATTGCCTCTTGCATACTAttgcaaaaaggaaaaaaaagctCTCCCAAGCAAG GCCGCCTCGAACAGAATTTACCTCCTCAAAGGTTTGTCTCTTCCTTTGGGGATGCTGCAACAGAAGCAGCACACTGCTTTACATTAGCTGAACTTGAAGAAGCGACCAGGAACTTTGAAAAAAAGGTTGGATCAGGGGGATTTGGAGTTGTATACTATGGCAAATTGAAGGATGGGAAGGAAATTGCCGTCAAAGTTCTTACCAATAATTCCTTCCAAGGGAAGCGAGAGTTCTCAAATGAGGTAA CTCTGCTTTCAAGAATACATCACAGAAACCTCGTACAGTTTCTGGGATTTTGCCAGGAAGATGGGAAGAGTATCCTAGTGTATGAATTCATGCATAATGGAACTCTTAAAGAACATCTCTATG GTCCTCAATTACCTGATCGAAGTATTAATTGGATCAGGCGCCTTGAGATTGCTGAAGATGCTGCAAAAG GAATCGAATATCTTCACACGGGATGTGTCCCGTCCATCATCCACAGAGATGTGAAAACTAGCAACATTCTGCTTGACAAGAATATGAGAGCAAAGGTTTCAGATTTTGGTCTCTCCAAACTTGCGGTAGATGGAGCCTCTCATGTATCGAGCATAGTCCGTGGAACTGTAGGATATCTGGATCCAGA ATATTACATTTCGCAGCAGTTGACGGACAAAAGTGACGTTTACAGTTTTGGCGTCATTCTCTTGGAGCTAATATCTGGTCAAGAAGCAATTTCTAATGAAAAATTTGGTTTGAATTGCCGTAATATAGTCCAATGG GCAAAACTACACATTGAGAGTGGGGATATTCAGGGTATTATCGACCCCACTTTACACAATGACTATGATATCCAATCAATTTGGAAGATAGCTGAGAAAGCTTTGATGTGTGTCCAACCCCATGGGAGCATGAGACCGTCGATCTCAGAAGTTATCAAGGAAATCCAGGATGCGATTGCAATCGAAAGAGGTGCAGAAGCAGTAAGGGAAGGTAGTTCAGATGATATATCAAGGCATTCGATGCATTCATCCCTTCACGCGGGCTCAATGGACCTAGGTGCAAGTGACCATTACTTGTCAATTGATGAGTCTATCACGAGACCAACAGCTCGATAA
- the LOC107795092 gene encoding putative LRR receptor-like serine/threonine-protein kinase At1g67720 isoform X1, giving the protein MEFRFFIFFLWFLFLLINGSQAQPGFVSLDCGGKDNFTDELGLEWTPDTQMISGDIANISVLNETRTQYMTLRYFPADNRKYCYTLDVIPRNRYLVRATFLYGNFDNNNFYPKFDISLGATRWATIVISDANTMEYQELIFLATDPSISVCLSNATTGQPFISTLELRRFNGSIYMNEFENDFFMSVSARINFGAESDDPVRYPDDPFDRIWASDTIKKANYLVDVAAGTERVSTKMPIDVNTVNGEMPPQKAMQTAVVGRNGSLTYRLNLDGFPGFGWAFVYFAEIEDLDPSDTRKFRLVLPGDPDISKLVVNIQENAHGKYRLYEPGYFNLSLPFVLSFRFGKTADSTMGPLLNAMEINRYVKRTGGSLDGPVISSLISRYSSANWTNEGGDPCLPVPWSWIRCDTDILPRITSIKLSGKNLTGNIPPELTKLSGLVELWLDGSSLTGPIPDFSGCPNLQIIHLENNQLSGELPSSLEGLTSLKELYVQNNRLTGSVPSGLLNNGVILNYTENINLRKGDSNHSRKKIIIGSTVGASALLLATIASCILLQKGKKSSPKQGRLEQNLPPQRFVSSFGDAATEAAHCFTLAELEEATRNFEKKVGSGGFGVVYYGKLKDGKEIAVKVLTNNSFQGKREFSNEVALLSRIHHRNLVQFLGFCQEDGKSILVYEFMHNGTLKEHLYGPQLPDRSINWIRRLEIAEDAAKGIEYLHTGCVPSIIHRDVKTSNILLDKNMRAKVSDFGLSKLAVDGASHVSSIVRGTVGYLDPEYYISQQLTDKSDVYSFGVILLELISGQEAISNEKFGLNCRNIVQWAKLHIESGDIQGIIDPTLHNDYDIQSIWKIAEKALMCVQPHGSMRPSISEVIKEIQDAIAIERGAEAVREGSSDDISRHSMHSSLHAGSMDLGASDHYLSIDESITRPTAR; this is encoded by the exons ATGGAGTTTAGATTTTTCATCTTCTTTCTttggtttctttttcttctcattaATGGCAGCCAAGCACAACCAG GTTTTGTAAGTTTAGATTGTGGAGGTAAAGACAACTTCACAGATGAACTTGGTCTCGAATGGACTCCTGATACCCAAATGATAAGTGGAGATATAGCTAATATCTCTGTATTAAACGAGACTAGGACACAATATATGACCTTGAGATACTTTCCAGCCGATAACAGAAAGTATTGCTATACACTTGATGTGATTCCCAGGAACAGGTACCTTGTAAGAGCAACTTTTCTATATGGAAACTTTGATAATAACAATTTCTACCCAAAGTTTGACATCTCACTTGGGGCAACTCGTTGGGCTACAATAGTTATTTCTGATGCTAATACAATGGAATACCAAGAGTTAATATTTCTGGCCACAGACCCTTCAATAAGTGTCTGTTTATCCAATGCAACTACTGGGCAGCCCTTCATCTCTACACTTGAGCTCCGGCGTTTTAATGGTTCAATATATATGAATGaatttgaaaatgattttttcatGAGCGTCTCCGCAAGGATAAATTTTGGTGCAGAGAGTGATGATCCTGTCAG GTACCCTGATGACCCATTCGATAGAATATGGGCGTCTGACACCATAAAAAAAGCCAATTACCTTGTTGATGTTGCTGCTGGCACCGAAAGAGTTTCAACCAAAATGCCAATTGATGTCAATACTGTAAATGGTGAAATGCCTCCTCAGAAAGCAATGCAGACTGCTGTAGTAGGAAGAAATGGCTCGTTAACTTATCGTCTGAATCTCGATGGTTTCCCTGGTTTTGGATGGGCGTTTGTCTATTTTGCCGAAATTGAGGATTTGGATCCCAGTGATACTAGGAAATTTCGGTTGGTCCTCCCTGGAGATCCTGATATCAGCAAGCTTGTTGTTAATATCCAAGAGAATGCACATGGGAAATATCGTTTATATGAGCCAGGCTATTTCAACTTATCTTTACCCTTTGTGTTATCTTTTCGTTTCGGAAAGACAGCTGACTCCACCATGGGACCCCTCTTAAATGCTATGGAAATAAACAGATATGTGAAGAGAACTGGTGGCTCTTTAGATG GACCAGTTATTTCCAGTTTAATTTCGCGTTACTCTTCTGCCAATTGGACAAACGAAGGTGGTGACCCATGCTTACCAGTCCCATGGTCCTGGATCCGTTGTGACACAGATATCTTACCAAGAATAACATCAAT TAAATTGTCGGGAAAAAATTTGACTGGAAATATTCCGCCGGAGTTGACAAAGTTGAGCGGCTTAGTTGAGCT CTGGCTGGATGGGAGTTCACTGACTGGTCCAATACCTGATTTTAGTGGATGTCCAAACTTGCAGATAAT ACATCTTGAGAACAATCAGTTAAGTGGAGAGCTTCCTTCCTCCTTAGAAGGCCTAACAAGTTTGAAAGAACT GTACGTTCAGAACAACAGGTTAACTGGAAGCGTGCCATCTGGTCTTCTCAATAACGGTGTCATTTTGAA CTACACTGAAAACATTAATCTTCGCAAAGGGGACAGCAATCACAGCCGTAAGAAAATCATCATTGGATCAACAGTTGGGGCTTCCGCTCTTCTTCTTGCTACTATTGCCTCTTGCATACTAttgcaaaaaggaaaaaaaagctCTCCCAAGCAAG GCCGCCTCGAACAGAATTTACCTCCTCAAAGGTTTGTCTCTTCCTTTGGGGATGCTGCAACAGAAGCAGCACACTGCTTTACATTAGCTGAACTTGAAGAAGCGACCAGGAACTTTGAAAAAAAGGTTGGATCAGGGGGATTTGGAGTTGTATACTATGGCAAATTGAAGGATGGGAAGGAAATTGCCGTCAAAGTTCTTACCAATAATTCCTTCCAAGGGAAGCGAGAGTTCTCAAATGAG GTAGCTCTGCTTTCAAGAATACATCACAGAAACCTCGTACAGTTTCTGGGATTTTGCCAGGAAGATGGGAAGAGTATCCTAGTGTATGAATTCATGCATAATGGAACTCTTAAAGAACATCTCTATG GTCCTCAATTACCTGATCGAAGTATTAATTGGATCAGGCGCCTTGAGATTGCTGAAGATGCTGCAAAAG GAATCGAATATCTTCACACGGGATGTGTCCCGTCCATCATCCACAGAGATGTGAAAACTAGCAACATTCTGCTTGACAAGAATATGAGAGCAAAGGTTTCAGATTTTGGTCTCTCCAAACTTGCGGTAGATGGAGCCTCTCATGTATCGAGCATAGTCCGTGGAACTGTAGGATATCTGGATCCAGA ATATTACATTTCGCAGCAGTTGACGGACAAAAGTGACGTTTACAGTTTTGGCGTCATTCTCTTGGAGCTAATATCTGGTCAAGAAGCAATTTCTAATGAAAAATTTGGTTTGAATTGCCGTAATATAGTCCAATGG GCAAAACTACACATTGAGAGTGGGGATATTCAGGGTATTATCGACCCCACTTTACACAATGACTATGATATCCAATCAATTTGGAAGATAGCTGAGAAAGCTTTGATGTGTGTCCAACCCCATGGGAGCATGAGACCGTCGATCTCAGAAGTTATCAAGGAAATCCAGGATGCGATTGCAATCGAAAGAGGTGCAGAAGCAGTAAGGGAAGGTAGTTCAGATGATATATCAAGGCATTCGATGCATTCATCCCTTCACGCGGGCTCAATGGACCTAGGTGCAAGTGACCATTACTTGTCAATTGATGAGTCTATCACGAGACCAACAGCTCGATAA